In the Armatimonadota bacterium genome, GTAACAGAGCGGCTCCAGCTCCACGTCGAGGTCCCAGAGATCCAGGACCGCCCGGAGCCGAGCGGTCCACGCCACGCCCGCGAATGCCGGCGAGACGAAGAGCAGGTCATAGTCGCTGTCGTCCAGCTCGTCGCCTCGCGCCCGGGAACCAAAGAGGATGACCCGCACCAGGGGCAGCCGTGCGTGCACCCGGCGCAGAAACCGCTCTAGTCTCGGCCGGTCAACGCCGAGGTGACCCACCGACGTACGCGTTCGGCCGCCTGCAGCAACCCGGAGGCCTTGCGTTCATCGTAGTTCTCCGTAGGCACCCCGTTGGCCGCGTCGGGATAGCGCGAGGCGGCCTACTCCGGATTGAGCAGCCGCAGGTCGCTCATGACCTCCTCCGGCACCTCCAGCGTACGGCCCAGTTCGACCAGGTTGGGCGTTCGGGGTGGCATGGTCCGCCGGAGTTCGATGATCGCGCCTTTCAGCCACTTCGCGGTCGCCTGGTGGCATGCGAACGCGGCCGCGAAGTAGAACCCTGCCTGCGCGCTGGCCCGCGCGTGCGCCATGTCGGCGTCGGCCTGTGCCAACCACCGCCGTGCTTCTTCACGCATCCGTGCCTCCGGCGCGACCCGACGTCGTCACGACCTCTCCTACGCATACTACCGCAGACGGTGAACCCGAGCGCGGCCCGCTCTGCCGGGCCGATCCATGGCGCCCACCTGGACGGGGCCCGCTGTCGTCCCCTCGTCCCGCCGGGCTACCGCAGATCCACCGGGCGGACGTACGAGAGGGTCTGAGGCCCTCGGTAGGCCGGAATCCGCACCCGCTCGGCGCGCGTCACGCGCACCGGGAAGCCGAAGGCGCGCAGGTAGTCCAGGTAGCCGCCCCGCCGGGAGACGTACTCCGCCAGCTGCGTTGCATCCCCGATCGCCGCGATCTGCAGCGGCGGGGTCATCCGGCGGCCGTTCACGCGGAAGGTGTGGAACAGGCTCTGGATCCCGGTGGTCGCCACGACCCGTTCCCCGTTGATCGCGACGGCTTCGGCGCCCGCGCCCCACAGGTCGTGCAGCACCATGGCCACGTCGTAATTGTGGAGGATCACCTCGTTGGGGTCCTCACCCGGCCGCAGGGGACGGGGGTTGTCCGCCAGGTCCACCACGATGCCCGGCCCCTCCAGCGCGGTCATGCCCGCCCGCGCGCGCAAGGGCTCGAGGTCGCGCAACAACGCACCGACGCCGTGGCGCTGCCCTGCGGCTGCGTCCTGCAGGGCAGCGATCCGCGCCCGCAGCGTCTCGACCTCGGCGCTCAGGGCGGCAATGGCGCGATCCTGCACCCGCAGGCGGTAGGCCAGCTCCTCCAGCCCAGGCGGCGGCACGCCAAACGTGGAGCGGATCGCCAGCGCGGTGCGCAGCTGGGTGCCCATGCCAAGCCCCAGGGCGAGGCTGACGGCGGCCATGGCGAGCTGCAACGTGGTGCGCGTGTGCACGGCGGTCCACCGGCACCTACAGCGTGGTTCGCCGGACCGGCGGGAGTTCCTGGGCGCGCCTGCGATTCGGCACGGCGGGCACGACGATCCCGTCCGGACTCCCCGCCATCGGTGGACGGGTACCACTCTCGTGCCGGCACAGCAGGGAACGCGCTGCCCGCAGGCCGAACCCCTTTGTGATGGCACGCAGGAATCCCACCGACACTCCTGGGGCGTCCCTGGCCGGCACCGCAGCGATCACCCTGGTAGCCTACGCGGTGCTCGGCTACGTGCTGTCGCGGCGGCCTCCCGCCGAGGTGTCCCCCCAGGTTCGCCACGCGCT is a window encoding:
- a CDS encoding DUF881 domain-containing protein → MHTRTTLQLAMAAVSLALGLGMGTQLRTALAIRSTFGVPPPGLEELAYRLRVQDRAIAALSAEVETLRARIAALQDAAAGQRHGVGALLRDLEPLRARAGMTALEGPGIVVDLADNPRPLRPGEDPNEVILHNYDVAMVLHDLWGAGAEAVAINGERVVATTGIQSLFHTFRVNGRRMTPPLQIAAIGDATQLAEYVSRRGGYLDYLRAFGFPVRVTRAERVRIPAYRGPQTLSYVRPVDLR
- a CDS encoding HEPN domain-containing protein, producing the protein MREEARRWLAQADADMAHARASAQAGFYFAAAFACHQATAKWLKGAIIELRRTMPPRTPNLVELGRTLEVPEEVMSDLRLLNPE
- a CDS encoding nucleotidyltransferase domain-containing protein → MGHLGVDRPRLERFLRRVHARLPLVRVILFGSRARGDELDDSDYDLLFVSPAFAGVAWTARLRAVLDLWDLDVELEPLCYTPEEFARKAREISTVAEAVRDGVTVWEDLRTSSGSDRPPTGGPG